The following proteins are encoded in a genomic region of Stutzerimonas balearica DSM 6083:
- the oscA gene encoding sulfur starvation response protein OscA, with the protein MSEPLRYPDAQDEKGLLREILQALAGLKYGSLEITVHNGQVVQIERKEKFRLQATVKNA; encoded by the coding sequence ATGAGCGAACCGCTTCGCTATCCGGATGCTCAGGACGAGAAGGGCCTGCTACGCGAGATCCTTCAAGCGCTCGCCGGCCTCAAGTACGGCTCGCTGGAAATCACCGTGCACAACGGCCAGGTGGTGCAGATCGAGCGCAAGGAAAAATTTCGTCTGCAAGCCACCGTGAAAAACGCCTGA
- a CDS encoding DUF1641 domain-containing protein, with protein MAERIENYRVRPPKIGATAEDELNQLLQTLHERGILRFANDLAGSQAEVMKVLVDGLNKPGTLNAIQNLSILGMALSRIPPEQFYKVAFAVRDGLSTVAGYQPEEHGKDAPGVSGAYRLLHDDDLWRAITPLLDGLKAFAQGLDREVDKPISAFSGKSSDF; from the coding sequence ATGGCTGAACGTATCGAGAACTATCGGGTTCGCCCGCCCAAGATCGGGGCGACCGCCGAGGACGAGCTGAACCAGTTGCTGCAGACGCTGCACGAGCGCGGCATCCTGCGTTTTGCCAATGACCTGGCCGGCTCGCAGGCCGAGGTGATGAAGGTGCTGGTCGACGGGTTGAACAAGCCGGGCACGCTCAATGCCATCCAGAATCTGTCGATTCTCGGCATGGCGCTGTCGCGCATTCCGCCGGAGCAGTTCTACAAGGTGGCCTTTGCCGTGCGCGATGGCCTGTCGACCGTCGCCGGCTACCAGCCCGAGGAGCACGGCAAGGATGCGCCGGGCGTCAGCGGCGCCTACCGGCTGCTGCATGACGACGACCTCTGGCGCGCCATCACGCCGCTGCTCGACGGGCTCAAGGCTTTCGCCCAGGGGCTGGACCGCGAAGTCGACAAGCCGATCAGCGCCTTCAGCGGCAAGTCCAGCGACTTCTGA
- a CDS encoding alpha/beta hydrolase: MHSESIRYLIVPGWHGSPDDHWQSHWQRNLPNSVRVEQRDWVEPRREPWIAELSRAVEASAQPTVVIAHSLGCVTLAHWAQRAPEALRQRVRGALLVAPADVERAQCPEALRDFAPAPRQALPFPSLLVGSDNDPAASAERAMAMGRDWGSETVVLGGVGHINVRSGHTRWEQGFAYLYRLQRLIEQRARLVA, encoded by the coding sequence ATGCACAGCGAATCCATTCGTTACCTGATCGTGCCGGGCTGGCATGGCTCGCCTGACGATCATTGGCAGAGTCACTGGCAGCGCAACCTGCCCAACAGCGTGCGCGTCGAGCAGCGGGATTGGGTCGAGCCGCGCCGCGAGCCCTGGATTGCCGAACTGTCGCGTGCCGTCGAGGCCAGCGCGCAGCCCACCGTGGTGATCGCCCACAGCCTGGGCTGCGTGACGCTGGCGCATTGGGCGCAGCGGGCACCCGAGGCACTGCGGCAGCGGGTGCGCGGCGCGCTGCTGGTGGCGCCGGCCGACGTCGAGCGGGCGCAGTGCCCCGAGGCCCTGCGTGATTTCGCCCCGGCGCCGCGGCAGGCGCTGCCGTTTCCCAGCCTGCTGGTCGGCTCGGACAACGATCCGGCCGCCAGTGCCGAGCGAGCCATGGCCATGGGCCGCGACTGGGGCAGCGAGACCGTCGTGCTCGGCGGCGTCGGCCACATCAACGTCCGCTCCGGCCATACGCGCTGGGAGCAGGGCTTCGCCTATCTTTATCGTCTGCAGCGACTGATCGAACAACGTGCGCGCCTGGTTGCCTGA
- the cysW gene encoding sulfate ABC transporter permease subunit CysW, translating into MTTASLPVSANARATTTRRGKQTARRLLIGAAWLTFALFLLLPLLVVLGEAFKQGVGTFFTAILEPDALAALKLTLLAVGISVPLNLVFGVAAAWCVSKYEFRDKSLLVTLIDLPLSVSPVIAGLIYVLLFGAQGYFGAWLSDRDIQIVFAVPGIVLATLFVTVPFVARELIPLMQEQGSTEEEAARLLGASGWQMFWHITLPNIKWGLIYGVVLCTARAMGEFGAVSVVSGHIRGLTNTLPLHVEILYNEYNHVAAFSVASLLLALALVILLLKQWSESRIARLKTGAQP; encoded by the coding sequence ATGACTACCGCTTCCCTGCCCGTGTCGGCGAATGCCCGCGCCACCACTACCCGTCGCGGCAAGCAAACGGCCCGCCGCCTGTTGATCGGCGCGGCCTGGTTGACCTTCGCGCTGTTCCTCTTGCTGCCGCTGTTGGTCGTCCTCGGCGAGGCCTTCAAGCAAGGGGTCGGCACCTTCTTTACGGCGATCCTCGAGCCCGATGCCCTGGCCGCGCTCAAGCTCACCCTGCTTGCCGTGGGCATCTCGGTGCCGCTGAACCTGGTGTTCGGCGTCGCCGCCGCCTGGTGCGTGAGCAAGTACGAGTTCCGCGACAAGAGCCTGCTGGTGACCCTGATCGACCTGCCGCTCTCGGTCTCCCCGGTCATCGCCGGCCTGATCTACGTGCTCTTGTTCGGCGCCCAGGGCTATTTCGGCGCGTGGCTGAGTGATCGCGATATCCAGATCGTCTTCGCCGTGCCGGGCATCGTCCTGGCGACGCTGTTCGTCACCGTGCCCTTCGTCGCCCGCGAGCTGATCCCACTGATGCAGGAACAGGGCAGCACCGAAGAGGAAGCCGCACGCCTGCTCGGCGCCAGCGGCTGGCAGATGTTCTGGCACATCACCCTGCCGAACATCAAATGGGGCCTGATCTACGGCGTGGTGCTCTGCACCGCGCGGGCGATGGGCGAGTTCGGCGCGGTGTCGGTGGTCTCCGGGCATATCCGCGGGCTGACCAACACCCTGCCGCTGCACGTCGAGATTCTCTACAACGAATACAACCATGTCGCCGCGTTCAGCGTGGCCAGCCTGCTGCTGGCCCTGGCGCTGGTGATCCTGCTGCTCAAGCAGTGGAGCGAATCGCGCATCGCGCGCCTGAAAACCGGAGCACAGCCATGA
- a CDS encoding TIGR04211 family SH3 domain-containing protein, with the protein MRGGLLAALMGASLLAGTAHAQEGDNARWVSDQLTTYVRSGPTDGYRIVGSLTSGQKVELLQTQGDYSQVRGESGDKVWIRSADLQEVPGQAERLPQLEAETTELREQLRTIDDSWNNRVQGMQETLDSRKALIDELEARSRALGEELAEAQAALREAQAQLGDENKHVLMTYMVYGGSIAGAGLLAGLILPLLFGRRKRNDRWF; encoded by the coding sequence ATGCGGGGCGGGTTGCTGGCCGCGCTCATGGGCGCCAGCCTGCTGGCTGGCACTGCCCACGCCCAGGAAGGTGACAATGCACGCTGGGTCAGCGACCAGCTGACCACCTACGTGCGCAGCGGCCCCACCGATGGCTATCGCATCGTTGGCTCGCTCACCTCGGGACAAAAGGTCGAACTGCTGCAGACCCAGGGCGACTACAGCCAGGTCCGCGGCGAGTCCGGCGACAAGGTCTGGATCCGCAGCGCCGACCTGCAGGAAGTACCCGGCCAGGCCGAACGCCTGCCGCAGCTGGAGGCCGAGACGACCGAGCTGCGCGAGCAGCTGCGCACCATCGATGACAGCTGGAATAACCGCGTGCAGGGCATGCAGGAGACGCTCGACTCGCGCAAGGCGCTGATCGACGAACTCGAGGCGCGCAGCCGTGCGCTGGGCGAAGAGCTCGCCGAAGCCCAGGCCGCCCTGCGCGAGGCGCAGGCGCAACTGGGCGACGAGAACAAGCACGTGCTGATGACCTACATGGTCTATGGCGGCAGCATCGCCGGCGCCGGGCTGCTGGCCGGGCTGATCCTGCCGCTGCTGTTCGGCCGCCGTAAGCGCAACGACCGCTGGTTCTGA
- a CDS encoding sulfate ABC transporter substrate-binding protein, with amino-acid sequence MSIRRFALAALASALIAGPALAADTLLNVSYDPTRELYVAFNDAFNKHWQAQGNEPIKIQQSHGGSGKQARAVIDGLRADVVTLALAGDIDELHRLGKLIPEDWQTRLPDASTPYTSTIVFLVRKGNPKGIKDWDDLVKPGVEVITPNPKTSGGARWNFLAAWAYAQQKFGDEQQAQTFVEKLYKNVPVLDTGARGSTVTFVNNGIGDVLLAWENEAFLALKEQGGEEFEIIAPSLSILAEPPVAVVDKNVERKGTRALAEAYLNYLYSEEGQRIAAKHFYRPRNEAVAAEFKDQFPALKLVTIDGDLGGWKAAQPKFFNDGGVFDQIYQAQ; translated from the coding sequence ATGTCCATTCGTCGCTTCGCCCTCGCCGCCCTGGCGAGCGCGCTGATCGCCGGCCCTGCACTGGCCGCCGATACCCTGCTCAACGTGTCCTACGATCCGACGCGCGAGCTCTATGTGGCATTCAACGACGCCTTCAACAAGCACTGGCAGGCCCAGGGCAATGAGCCGATCAAGATTCAGCAGTCCCATGGCGGCTCGGGCAAGCAGGCCCGCGCGGTGATCGACGGCTTGCGCGCCGATGTGGTGACCCTGGCCCTGGCGGGCGATATCGACGAGCTGCATCGCCTCGGCAAACTGATCCCAGAGGATTGGCAGACCCGCCTGCCGGACGCCAGCACGCCCTATACCTCGACCATCGTGTTCCTCGTTCGCAAGGGCAATCCGAAGGGCATCAAGGACTGGGACGACCTGGTCAAGCCGGGCGTCGAGGTGATCACGCCGAACCCGAAGACCTCCGGCGGCGCACGCTGGAATTTCCTCGCCGCCTGGGCCTACGCCCAGCAGAAATTCGGCGACGAGCAACAGGCCCAGACCTTTGTCGAGAAGCTCTACAAGAATGTGCCGGTGCTCGATACCGGCGCCCGCGGCTCGACCGTCACCTTCGTCAACAATGGCATCGGCGACGTGCTGCTGGCCTGGGAGAACGAGGCCTTCCTGGCCCTGAAGGAACAGGGCGGTGAAGAGTTCGAGATCATCGCGCCGTCGCTGTCGATCCTTGCCGAGCCACCGGTGGCCGTGGTGGACAAGAACGTCGAGCGCAAGGGCACGCGGGCGCTGGCCGAGGCCTATCTGAACTACCTGTACAGCGAGGAAGGCCAGCGCATCGCGGCGAAGCACTTCTACCGGCCACGCAACGAGGCCGTGGCGGCCGAATTCAAGGATCAGTTCCCGGCGCTGAAGCTGGTCACCATCGACGGGGATTTGGGTGGCTGGAAGGCCGCACAACCGAAGTTCTTCAATGATGGTGGCGTTTTCGACCAGATCTACCAGGCGCAGTAA
- a CDS encoding sulfate/molybdate ABC transporter ATP-binding protein, protein MSIEVRDVNKRFGGFQALQAIDLHIQSGELVALLGPSGCGKTSLLRIIAGLETPDSGSIVFHGEDVSSRDVRDRNVGFVFQHYALFRHMTVFENVAFGLRMKPKKQRPSDAVIDEKVHELLGLVQLDWLADRYPEQLSGGQRQRIALARALAVEPEVLLLDEPFGALDAKVRKELRRWLARLHEDVHLTSVFVTHDQEEAMEVADRIVVMNKGVIEQIGTPAEVYANPASEFVYHFLGDANRLQLDEGRSVLFRPHEVRLSREPQAAYIASEVQDIRPLGALTRVTLRLAGHPEPIEAEVGHDHPGLVGLGRGERLYVQPVPSAQAQPSAG, encoded by the coding sequence ATGAGTATCGAAGTCCGTGACGTCAACAAGCGCTTCGGCGGGTTCCAGGCGCTGCAGGCGATCGACCTGCACATCCAGAGCGGCGAACTGGTCGCCCTGCTCGGCCCGTCCGGCTGCGGCAAGACCAGCCTGCTGCGCATCATCGCCGGGCTGGAAACCCCCGACAGCGGCAGCATCGTGTTCCATGGCGAGGATGTCTCCAGCCGCGATGTGCGCGACCGCAACGTCGGCTTCGTCTTCCAGCATTACGCACTGTTCCGCCACATGACCGTGTTCGAGAACGTCGCCTTCGGCCTGCGCATGAAGCCGAAGAAGCAGCGCCCAAGCGATGCAGTGATCGACGAGAAGGTGCACGAATTGCTCGGCCTGGTGCAACTCGACTGGCTCGCCGACCGTTACCCCGAGCAGCTCTCCGGTGGCCAGCGCCAGCGCATTGCCCTGGCCCGCGCGCTGGCAGTGGAGCCAGAGGTGTTGCTGCTCGATGAGCCGTTCGGCGCGCTGGACGCCAAGGTGCGCAAGGAACTGCGCCGCTGGCTGGCGCGGCTGCACGAGGACGTGCACCTGACCTCCGTATTCGTCACCCACGACCAGGAGGAGGCGATGGAGGTCGCCGATCGCATCGTGGTGATGAACAAGGGTGTGATCGAGCAGATCGGCACGCCGGCGGAGGTCTACGCCAACCCCGCCAGCGAGTTCGTCTACCACTTCCTCGGCGACGCCAATCGCCTGCAGCTGGACGAAGGGCGCAGCGTGCTGTTCCGCCCGCATGAGGTGCGGCTTTCGCGCGAGCCACAGGCGGCCTACATCGCCAGTGAGGTCCAGGATATCCGGCCGCTGGGCGCGCTCACCCGGGTCACGCTCAGGCTGGCCGGGCACCCCGAGCCGATCGAGGCGGAAGTCGGCCACGACCATCCCGGCCTCGTCGGCCTCGGGCGCGGCGAGCGGCTGTACGTCCAGCCCGTACCGTCGGCGCAGGCCCAGCCGTCGGCCGGCTGA
- the cysT gene encoding sulfate ABC transporter permease subunit CysT yields MSSRSTSVIPGFGLTLGYTLVYLSLLVLIPLGALFLKTTELSWAQFIAIVSAPRVLAALKLSFGTAFAAAVLNGVIGTLLAWVLVRYRFPGRKIIEAMIDLPFALPTAVAGIALTALYAPNGPIGQFATQMGFKIAYSPLGITLALTFVTLPFMVRTLQPVLADIPREVEEAAACLGARPLQIVRHVLLPALLPAWLTGFALAFARGVGEYGSVIFIAGNMPMKTEILPLLIMVKLDQYDYAGATAIGVLMLVVSFILLLAINLLQRRIAHG; encoded by the coding sequence ATGTCTAGCCGATCTACCTCCGTCATACCCGGCTTCGGGCTGACGCTGGGCTACACCCTGGTGTACCTCAGCCTGTTGGTGCTGATTCCCCTGGGTGCGCTGTTTCTCAAGACCACCGAACTCTCGTGGGCGCAGTTCATCGCCATCGTCAGCGCGCCGCGCGTGCTGGCGGCGCTCAAGCTGAGCTTTGGCACCGCCTTCGCGGCCGCCGTGCTCAATGGCGTGATCGGCACGCTGCTGGCCTGGGTGCTGGTGCGCTATCGCTTCCCCGGCCGCAAGATCATCGAGGCGATGATCGACCTGCCCTTCGCCCTGCCGACCGCGGTGGCAGGCATTGCCCTCACCGCGCTGTACGCGCCGAACGGACCGATCGGCCAGTTCGCCACGCAGATGGGCTTCAAGATCGCCTACAGCCCGCTGGGCATCACCCTGGCACTGACCTTCGTGACCCTGCCCTTCATGGTGCGCACCCTCCAGCCGGTGCTCGCCGATATCCCGCGTGAAGTGGAAGAAGCCGCAGCCTGCCTCGGCGCGCGTCCGCTGCAGATCGTTCGCCATGTGCTGCTGCCAGCGCTGCTGCCCGCCTGGCTGACCGGCTTCGCCCTGGCCTTTGCCCGCGGCGTCGGCGAGTACGGCTCGGTGATCTTCATCGCCGGCAACATGCCGATGAAGACCGAGATCCTGCCGCTGCTGATCATGGTCAAGCTCGACCAGTACGACTACGCCGGCGCCACGGCCATCGGCGTGCTGATGCTGGTGGTGTCTTTCATCCTGCTGCTGGCGATCAACCTGCTGCAGCGCCGCATTGCCCACGGCTGA
- the fdhF gene encoding formate dehydrogenase subunit alpha, which translates to MSDCTIRFDGKSLTGTAGAPLIDFLAEHDIHLPHVCYHRSLGSPQTCDVCWVELDGELVRGCTLQAREGLEVTSQAARASAAREEGMDRLLAKHELYCTLCENNTGDCTLHNTVADMNMPVQRYAFQRKPYEKDHSNPFYTYDPDQCILCGRCVEACQNVEVNETLSIDFQMDPPRVLWDGGQTIAGSSCVSCGHCVTVCPCNALMEKTMQPDAGPFTSLPQSLKRPMIDAAKALEHTIGAPPITAISKMDMHWRQPEIKRTKTVCTYCGVGCSFEMWTRDRHILKVQPVVEAPVNGISTCVKGKFAWDFVNSERRLTMPLIRDGGTFREASWDEALDLVARRLLAIRDEHGPNSIGFIGSSKASNEEAYLTQKIARLVIGTNNVDNSSRYCQNPATKGLFRTVGYGGDAGSIEDIEQAELVVIVGSNLSENHPVIASKVKAAQKLRGQKLIVVDPRRQEMAERANLYLRPNASTDLVWASALSRYLLEQGLADEAFLASQVNGVEEYRQSLAPFTLEFAEQVTGIPRAQLVEAAELIGRAGSVCLLWAMGITQHSHGADTSTALSNLLLVTGNYGRPGTGGYPMRGHNNVQGASDFGCLKNMYPGYEKVSDDAVRAKWARAWGVPPEQLSGEVGSDNFLMVQQADERKVRAMYIIGEETAFSDADSHNVHQAFEKLDFMVVQDVFLSRTAEFADVVLPACPSVEKEGTFVNTERRIQRFYPALEPLGDSRPDWRILTDLAARMGHSWGYTHPGQIMDEVAGIADLFAGVSYARLEGWKSLCWPVAADGQDTPLLYTDGFHTDDGKAVLYPLEWKAPAEGPDDTFNLMVDNGRMLEHFQGDNQTGQGLRMSSLSPHWFVEVSPELAAERGIGQGTWVRLTSRRGAVELPAVVTERVAGKTLFVPIHQGKPGLNLLTGEHHDPDVNTPAYKETAVRLEVLQRPPLEAPLPPGNFRHGQRTPNAGVPVEVKWMRDDYVEPPAHEQHPESL; encoded by the coding sequence ATGTCAGACTGCACGATCCGCTTCGATGGCAAATCGCTGACCGGCACCGCCGGCGCGCCGCTGATCGATTTTCTCGCCGAACACGACATTCACCTGCCGCACGTCTGCTACCACCGCTCGCTGGGCTCGCCGCAAACCTGCGATGTCTGCTGGGTCGAGCTCGATGGCGAGCTGGTGCGCGGCTGTACGCTGCAAGCCCGCGAGGGGCTCGAGGTCACCAGCCAGGCCGCACGCGCCAGCGCCGCGCGCGAAGAGGGTATGGATCGCCTGCTGGCCAAGCACGAGCTGTACTGCACGCTGTGCGAGAACAACACCGGCGACTGCACCCTGCACAACACCGTCGCCGACATGAACATGCCGGTGCAGCGCTACGCCTTTCAGCGCAAGCCCTACGAGAAGGATCACTCCAACCCCTTCTACACCTACGATCCGGACCAGTGCATCCTCTGCGGTCGCTGCGTCGAGGCCTGCCAGAACGTCGAGGTGAACGAGACGCTGTCGATCGACTTCCAGATGGACCCGCCGCGCGTGCTCTGGGACGGCGGCCAGACCATCGCCGGCTCGAGCTGCGTCAGCTGCGGCCATTGCGTCACCGTCTGCCCCTGCAACGCGCTGATGGAAAAGACCATGCAGCCCGACGCCGGGCCTTTCACCAGCCTGCCGCAATCGCTCAAGCGGCCGATGATCGATGCGGCCAAGGCGCTCGAACACACCATCGGCGCGCCGCCGATCACCGCCATCTCGAAAATGGACATGCACTGGCGCCAGCCGGAGATCAAGCGCACCAAGACCGTGTGCACCTACTGCGGCGTGGGTTGCTCGTTCGAGATGTGGACGCGCGACCGCCACATCCTCAAGGTGCAGCCGGTGGTCGAGGCGCCGGTCAACGGCATCTCCACTTGCGTCAAGGGCAAGTTCGCCTGGGACTTCGTCAACAGCGAGCGGCGCCTGACCATGCCGCTGATCCGCGACGGCGGCACCTTTCGCGAGGCCAGCTGGGACGAGGCGCTGGATTTGGTGGCGCGACGCCTGCTGGCAATCCGCGACGAGCACGGGCCGAACAGCATCGGGTTCATCGGCTCGAGCAAGGCGAGCAACGAGGAGGCCTACCTCACGCAGAAGATCGCCCGGCTGGTCATTGGCACCAACAACGTCGACAACTCCTCGCGCTACTGCCAGAACCCGGCGACCAAGGGCCTGTTCCGTACCGTCGGCTATGGCGGCGATGCGGGCAGCATCGAGGACATCGAGCAGGCCGAGCTGGTGGTGATCGTCGGCAGCAACCTGTCGGAAAACCACCCGGTGATCGCCTCGAAGGTCAAGGCCGCGCAAAAGCTGCGCGGGCAGAAGCTGATCGTCGTCGACCCGCGCCGTCAGGAGATGGCCGAGCGCGCCAACCTCTACCTGCGGCCGAATGCGAGCACCGATCTGGTCTGGGCCTCGGCGCTGTCGCGCTATCTGCTGGAACAGGGCCTGGCCGACGAGGCCTTTCTCGCCAGCCAGGTCAACGGGGTCGAGGAATATCGCCAGTCGCTGGCGCCGTTCACCCTGGAATTCGCCGAGCAGGTGACCGGCATCCCGCGCGCGCAGCTGGTCGAGGCCGCCGAGCTGATCGGTCGCGCCGGCAGCGTCTGCCTGCTCTGGGCCATGGGCATCACCCAGCACAGCCACGGCGCCGACACCAGCACGGCGCTGTCGAACCTGCTGCTGGTCACCGGCAACTATGGCCGGCCGGGTACCGGCGGCTACCCGATGCGCGGGCACAACAACGTGCAGGGGGCGAGTGACTTCGGTTGCCTGAAGAACATGTACCCCGGCTACGAAAAGGTCTCCGACGACGCCGTGCGGGCCAAGTGGGCACGTGCCTGGGGCGTGCCGCCGGAGCAGCTTTCGGGCGAGGTCGGTTCGGACAACTTCCTCATGGTGCAGCAGGCCGACGAGCGCAAGGTGCGCGCGATGTACATCATCGGCGAGGAGACGGCCTTTTCCGACGCTGACAGCCACAACGTGCATCAGGCCTTCGAGAAGCTCGACTTCATGGTGGTGCAGGACGTGTTCCTCAGCCGCACCGCCGAGTTCGCCGATGTGGTCCTGCCGGCCTGCCCGAGCGTGGAAAAGGAGGGCACCTTCGTCAACACCGAGCGGCGCATCCAGCGCTTCTACCCGGCTCTCGAGCCGCTCGGCGACAGCCGCCCGGACTGGCGCATCCTCACCGACCTCGCGGCGCGCATGGGCCATTCCTGGGGCTACACGCATCCGGGGCAGATCATGGACGAGGTGGCCGGCATCGCCGATCTGTTCGCCGGGGTCAGCTACGCGCGGCTCGAGGGCTGGAAGTCGTTGTGCTGGCCGGTGGCCGCCGACGGCCAGGACACGCCGTTGCTGTATACCGACGGTTTCCACACCGACGACGGCAAGGCGGTGCTCTACCCGCTGGAGTGGAAGGCGCCGGCCGAAGGGCCGGACGACACCTTCAACCTGATGGTCGACAACGGCCGCATGCTCGAGCACTTCCAGGGCGACAACCAGACCGGGCAGGGCCTGCGCATGAGTTCGCTGTCACCGCACTGGTTCGTCGAGGTCAGCCCCGAGCTGGCCGCCGAACGCGGCATCGGCCAGGGCACCTGGGTGCGCCTCACCTCGCGCCGCGGTGCCGTCGAACTGCCGGCAGTGGTCACCGAGCGGGTCGCCGGCAAGACCCTGTTCGTGCCCATCCACCAGGGCAAGCCAGGGCTCAATCTGCTTACCGGCGAACACCACGACCCGGACGTCAACACGCCCGCCTACAAGGAAACCGCGGTGCGCCTGGAGGTCCTGCAGCGCCCGCCGCTGGAGGCACCGCTGCCGCCCGGCAACTTCCGCCACGGCCAGCGCACGCCGAATGCCGGCGTGCCGGTCGAGGTCAAGTGGATGCGCGACGACTATGTCGAGCCGCCTGCCCATGAACAGCATCCGGAGAGTCTCTGA